The window ctcttccccatcaCCCTGGCCCCCAGAGCTTTCCGattcctgcttctccctctccacctACATCCCATGGACTCCCTCACCCCAACTGGCCCTGCTCCTTAAAGGCCATTTACCCAAACAAAATATTGCTCTTCCGGGCCCCATCCAAGTCCAGTCCAGTCCAGTTGACTTTCTAAGCCACCTATCTGAAGATTCCCTTCTGGTGCCTGatggttttgggggtggggatgggggtgggggtgggggaaggccaATGGTGGAATTTAGGCATCTCCGTGTTGGTGCTGGAGATGAAGTTGGGAACTGGAATTTGGATGTGTTGGGTTTGAGGCCCGGATAAACTTGAGATAAGGCTGTTGATGGGGTTGTGTTTGGGGGATAGGCTGACTGTAAGGGGTATGGTTAAAATTAGGGAGATAGGAATAGGGTGGAAAATGGCCATCTGGGAGCTGATGGATGTAAGGATGTGCACAGGGGTTGGAGAGATTAGAAAGCGGGATGGAAAATGGATTGGTGTTAGGGAGGGCCATGGGGATTTAGGGTGGGTTTGAGGAAGGAAATAGCTTTCCCCTTCCCTCTAAGTGAGTCCTGCTGCCTCCAAGTTCACAGTGGGTTCAAatggggcctgggtggggccAGATCTGGGTCCCAGCTCGTCCTGGAGCTCCGCCCCAAGCGGAAGGGCCAAACCCAGGCTGGGGGGTGCCAGGCAGCAGCCTACTGAGCctttgggggtggagagggggaggTCAGCAACAGGGAAATGCTGAGGGCGCTGGGGGAGGGAATTCAGGGGTTAAAAAGCCATGGGTCCAGGCTGAAGTTGGAAGCAGCTGGCGGCGAAGTTCTGCACCCGGGCCTCTCACAGAGGTAGGGTCcgcctggggcaggggcgggagcatcagaggggaggagtggggagaggagggagatgtgagctgggaaaggaagagagggagaacagcTGAGTCAGGGAGATGGGGCGGGAAGCCAGGGGTTCAGTTACAGAGGTACAGATctgcagagcaggggagggtgaagCACGCTGAAAGATAAGCTGCTTGAGGCCAGGTGCCCGGGACGACCCTGAGAGGGGAGCAAGGGGTCAGAGAGCGGCGGGAGCGGGTACTGAGGCCCCCAGCTCGCTGGAGGGCACGGATGCACGCTGTGCacgcccccctgcccctctcgcCTCCTTACTGGGCTCCCCACCGAGGATGGAATTTGGGACGGGGGGTGCAGATTCCAGGCCCAAGACTCTTAATGAAGGAGAGATTTTAGACTGGAAAGTGCAGGCGcacaggtggggaggagggacggCCAGAGACGGGGGTTCGAGCCAGCCCTTAACACCTCCCCCACAACTTCTCAGGCCCCGCccgccctgctccccaccccggAGCCGCCATGTGGCCCCTGGCCGCTGTGATCGCCTTCCTGACGGTGGCCTTGTCAGGCGGTAAGAATGCGCGGGGGTGGAGGCGGGGTGGCCACCGGAACAATGGTAGGAGGGgtcagggcaggaggagggggcgtGGGAGCCCTGAGCCCCGCCCACCGCCCACTCGAGGCCGGGTCCCGCAGGGACAGCCCTGAGAGCTTCCTGCTTGTCCCTGCGTGACCTGGTTTCTGGGCCGGGGCTAGCCCACTCTCCCCACCGACCCCAGACCCCTCCCTGGGGCGTCTCCGCTCTGGTGAGCCCGCTCCTATTTATAAGTTTTCTGGATGTTCCTCACCAGCTCCTTCTCTGATTGCCCTACTCTGCGGTGGAAAGCTCACCCCCACCTGCAGCCCCTGCCCCCGCagcagcctcctcccctcccaagcAGGGCAATCGTGAGAGTTGGGTTCAGATCCTGACGCTGCCGCTTTGAGCAAGTAATTTAGCTTCTTGgtgttttttaatctgtaaaatgagaacatcTAAGTCCCTACTAGGAAAGGTGGTTGCGAATGTTAGAACGAGCTAATGCGTGGCAGATGGAAGGGGCTGAGAAGTTAGTCGTCATTACTTTATTAGTGTTCACTCTTCATTATCAGCTTCTTCCAGAGCCTTCTAGTTTGTTCTTCCTTTAATTCTTGGGGTGTCCCCCAAACCTGATTCTACCCTGAGTCGGTCCCCAAAGATTCCTCGTGTTTAAGGCAAATTTGCAGGCAGATTCTCAGGCATCATCATCTGCCCACCCATCCGTCCTTCCGTCCGTCCATTCATCCATAGCCATTCATCTAACCAACAAGCTGTTGAGCACTaggcactgttctgggtgctGTGTAAGCAGACGCAGTTCCTGCTATTAGCATCCGGAGCCTAGCGGGGAAGGATGCAGGCATTACTCAAATAATTAGTTAATAATTAGTTAGGACTGTGACAGGAGGTGATGGCTTCAAGGGGCCAAGCCAGGAGCCTTGAGATGGAATGGCAGCTCCTGGCTTGGAAGGCCACCCAAAGGTCTGGACCCCTGAGCCGAGACCTGAGGAGGGAGGAGTCCTCAGGCACCTGGCACCACCCTTGGCCTGAAGGTGGGGTGGTTTCTCTCCTTTGGTGCCACTCCCAGGACTCGTGCCCTTGTCCTAAGCCCCTCCTGGGTACCACGCCCTGGGCTAGGAGCTCCACATGCATCATCTTGTGGAGCCCTCAGCAGCCTTATGAGGTAGGAACACTGTAATTACTCCAGTTTCACAGCTAAAACCCTGGGACTCTGAGACAGCAGGTCCTGCCCCAAAGACACCTGTGGCGCCTGAGTCAGGATCCGGATGCACATTGGCTGCCCTGTCCCCAGCATCCTGGACTTGAGGTTCTGGCAAACcatattcattattttagatCTGATGGTCTGCTTAGagtcaactctttttttttttaacttttttaaactttttttttaacttatatcaTTGTCCTAAATGGAAAAGGGTACCCTTTGCtataaataaaaggtaagagGAAAACATAAATCCTGCCCAATGTAACGACAAAAACAATGTATTTATTGGGTTGGACCATCTGACATTGCTGGTAGTGGGCCTTTGTTGACCTTTGCCCAAACAACAATGGCAGATAAATTTTAGGTTGCCGGCTAAAGgcttctgtttcttccaggtTTTAAAAAGTGAGCTCAGGGAGGACTAGAGAGGTGTTAAAAGCGTATCAGTCCCATCACGGAGCTCCATTTCTGCTTGGCAAAATGAGGACTGTAAGAGAACTGGACAGTGACTCAGTTTCTGAGGCTGCCATTTGATGTCACTTACACCTCCTCTCTGTACCACCTAAATGACCTGTGTCCACCAAGACTCCTGTCCCcaattttgagaaccactgagctaaTCCCGTGGCTTATGTAGGTGGGGAAGCTGGCCCAGGGAGGAGAAGAGCCTACTGGCCACAGAGCTGGGCACctcctaataatttttttttaatgtttattttttttttgagagagagagagagagaacatgagctggggaggggccgtgagagagagagagagagagagagagagagagcgagaaggagacacagagtgtgaggcaagttccaggctctgagctctcagtacagaggccgacacagggctggaactcacgaaccgcaagatcatgacctgagctgaagtcggatgcttaactgactgagccatccaggccccccgctaataattttttttaatgtttattttttttctcaacttttttttattttttattttttttatttttgggacagagagagacagagcatgaacgggggaggggcagagagagagggagacacagaatcggaaacaggctccaggctctgagcctgaatcagcccagagcctgacgcggggctcgaactcccggaccgcaagatcgtgacctggctgaagtcggacgcttaaccgactgcgccacccaggcgccccgcaaactTTGAATTTGAAAGTGGTTAGGCTATGGGTTTTATTTAAAGTCATAGAGGCACCTGGTAAATAACGTgttgaaaggatggatggatggatggatggatgggtacaTACTGCCTAGGTAGATCTATAGGTCAGTCTCCATGGTGGGATGGGAAGACGCAGGTGGGGAGAAAGTCAGGCTTGTTCCATGAACTCTGTGAGCCCCCGGTGGAGTTAGCACTTATACAGAAAAGGACATCATCACCTCTTTGCCCTGACTCCTCTCCACTCCATGGAAGCTGGCAACTCCCAGAGGCCAACAAATGAATCATCAATTCCTGGTCACCCAGAGCAAAATTCTGACCCTCTCCCCAAGCCCAAGGCCTCCTTCTCCCCCTGAACCCCAATTCcctaacattttctcttcttcaccaGGTATCTCTCGGGAGTATCCCAAGATTCTCAACGGCACTAATGGGACCAGCGGGTTTCTCCCGGGGGGCTACACCTGCCGCCCCCACTCTCAGCCCTGGCAGGCAGCCCTACTGGTGCAAAAGCGGCTGCTCTGTGGGGGAGTCCTTGTCGACCCCAAATGGGTCCTCACTGCAGCACACTGTCTGAAGGAGTATGTGGGGGTCAGGGGCGCATGAGGGTAGGGATGAGAACAGGACTGGGATGGTGAGGGGGTGGGTGGATGTGGATTGAGGATGAAGTCAGAGTTAGGGTTGGGGTTTGGGACTGGAAATGAAGTCCAGAAAGAGGATTTGAATGGGACTGGAGTTGAGGATGTGGAAGGAGATGTttggagaggaggaaggtggtGGAGACGGGCTTAACCTCTCTAATCACCCCCTTCCTGCACCCACAGAGGGTACAGAGTTTACCTGGGCAAGCATGCCCTGGGGCGTGTGGAGGCCGGAGAGCAGGTGAGGGAGGTAGTCCGCTCTATCCCCCACCCTCAATACCAGATCAGCCCCACCCACCTGAAGCATGACCACGACATCATGCTTCTGGAGCTGCATTCACCGGTCCAGCTCACGAACCACATCCGTGTTGTGCCCCTCTCCCAAGACTGCCTCCCTGCCGGCACCTGCTGTCGGGTGTCTGGCTGGGGCACCACCACCAGCCCCCAGGGTATGCACCCTCAACAGGTGGCCTGAGGTGTCAGTGGCTGGGTAAACCGGGgcagaaaagggagggaaggttGGAGGAggattcctttatatatataaaacaatacatGTATAgtaatatgatatataatatatgttatatatcctttatatgaatacatatacatttataaataagttaacatgttatatatatctCCTTTATACAAATGcccatttataaatataaagttatatgttacatatgtcatagattatatagttatatatccttatataaatatatatacatttatacatatgtataaagtTATGTTACATatcctttatataaatatacatgaagttatatattttatagaatgttaCAGATCAGATATATAAACTTCTATatcctttatataaatatataaattaataaaaacatagatATTGTAATATGTGCTATATATTACAggtatgatatatttatataaatacaacacATGACACGTTTGTATCCAAATATGAAAATGATCAtgtaggttgattttttttttagatcataagttctatatttatgtatttatttaaatacgtTTACATATAAACTATGTATTAGACAAATTAtacctaaatatatttaaataaattgtcaCTTAATGCATTTGATATATTGGCAGGTATGTACTTGTTAAATGTAAGGACATGTGGGTGTATCCTTTGTGTTTAAGTTACATGTGCATGAATATTAAACTGATCTTCATAGCATCAAGGGCCCTTTGCATCTCCTTAGCGGTGCCCTGGCTTCTTCCCcgtctcctttccctctttctcccctatCTGCCATTTTTCTCCACACGGCTTTCCGTCCCCTTGTTTCCTCACCCCCAATCTTCTGTCTCTCAGCACATGTCACtatccctcttctcctctcccttttatGTCTCTTCCCACTTTCCTGCATTCTCGAATCTTCCCCTCTTGTTGGCCTCTACCTCCCCTGCCCCATTTCTCTCCACACCTGTCTCCTCCATCCCTTACCCCACATACATATCCCATCTGTTCCCCATCTTCCTCTTTGCATCTATTTTCTACCGACTCTCCTGTTTAACTCCCACCCTGTAGCCTGGCTGAGACAGACATCCTTagaccttcctctctctccttcccagtgAGTTACCCCCCAACCTTACAATGTGCCAACATCCAGCTTCGCTCAGATGAGGAGTGTCATCAGGTCTACCCGGGGAAGATCACGCCCAACATGCTGTGTGCCGGCACAGAAGAGGGTGGCAAGGACTCCTGTGAGGTGAGAACGGCATGGGGCAAGGGGGCGGGGAGGTTGCCATGGGCCAAGATGGGAAGCCAGAAAGAAGTCAGGGACAGCTTCGGGGGGTAGAGCTTCATTTTAGCCTTGGGGGAACCAGTGTTTTAAGAGGACATGCCCCCTAGCATAGAGGGTCGAGATAAAAAGAGAAGTACCCGTGACTGGAGACTATAATTCATCTTAAGCCTCGGCTTTGACTGGCATTGGCTGCCCAGATCCCTGTGTTGAGATGCATAAAGGTTGGTGTTGTTTCAGTTGCGAGAGAAACCCAACTCAAACCAGCTTAAAAGCAAGACACACCGGCTTTTGTAACCGCAAAGTCCAGGGGTGTCTTGCTTCAGGCACGGATGGATCCAGGTGCACaaataatgtgtttaaaatgctgtctcctttcatttcagctcttctctcttctgtttttgtcttcatcCTCAGTTAAGCTTTTCCCAGCAGCTTTGGGCTCACATCTCACCCTCCTAAGCAACTTGATCAGAAAAAGTTTTCCAAGTGTTTACCTaaacatccttttttaaaatgtttatctatttttgagagagaaacagagcatgagtgggggagggtcagagagagagggagacacagaatccaaagcgggctccaggctccaagctgccagcacagagcccgatgtggggctcgaacccacaaaccatgagatcatgatctgagccgaagtcagacgtttaactgactgagccaccccggcgcccctgttTACATAAACATCTTGAGCATGATTCTCACTAGGCTGACTTAAGTCATGTGTCCTGAGCCTTCACTCTGACCAGAGCTGTGGGATTCACTGATGGACCGAGTCTGTTACGTGACTGtgtgggccagggaggggctgtTCCCCAAAAGAGAAAATCAGGGGGCAGTTATCAAAATGAGAGGAAATGGGTACACCTGGGCAAAAACCTCCACTAAgcacaaaaaagcaaaacttatATCCAGTAGAGGAGGCTTCTGAGATTGAGTTTTGGTTTAGTGGGAAAGATGGCGTGTGCCTTGAGTGATCAAGGAGGAGTGTCTTGGGTCCAGTAGGGAGAAGTGAGAGTACACGCTCTACATAACCATACCCAGATGTGGGTGAGTTTGCCCAATAGTGAGATGGCACCAAGGAAAGGAGCCATAAAGCCACAGCAGGGTTGGGGGGCAGCACGGTGTGTGGGGGGGCACAAGGTGGGGTTGGTAGCAGAGAACCAAGGATGGGTTTTGAGGTAAGGGGTAACCACTCTAACAAGACTGAAGAGCAGAGAAGAATGTGGAGAGAGAAGTCTCTCTCTTGTTCTTGGTCTCAGGGTCCATCTGGCTCCAcctttctctttgtgtctcttttgctgtcactctcctctctctctgtcttctcgtcttcctgtttctctctaGCCCTGTCTGTGTCCTGTCTCTCGTTAtctctgctctgtgtgtgtgtccatctttcactctctctcataTGTCCCCACCTGTGCCTTTGTTTGCCTCCACCAAGtaccccccttctctctcttccccccctcaGGGCGACTCCGGGGGCCCACTGATCTGTAATGGAACACTCCATGGCATCATCTCCTGGGGAGACTTCCCATGTGGGCAGCCCAACCGGCCTGGTGTCTATACTCGAGTCTCTCAATATGTTGTGTGGATCCGAGAAACAATTCAAAAACACAGAACCCAAGAGTGGAAACGGACGAAGGGGAAGGGCCCACAGTAAAAGCTGGGTTGGCtcacctgcctccttcctccctccctccctccctctgcaccctCCTCACTCCATTGGCCcagcccttctctgcccctcccaaagtTCCACTTGAACCAGTGATCCGTATTCTCAGAACCTCTGATCCCAGCCGACATTTCGTGTTTCAGAAGCATTCAGTCACTTCCAATATCATGGTCTCCCACATACTGCATCCTGAAATACCTCAGTACCCTCAGCATCCCAACCCAATGTTCCAGGACTCCCACTGTTTCAACAGAATCCCAGATAGCCATCTGAATGTTCTGTCTGTGGAATACCCTTAAATACATTCATTGACTCATCTCAACAATACTCTATGTCCCATGAATGGAACTTCCTTGATATCGTGCCAAACCCCTTCACATATTTCCTGACTACCAACATTCTAGACACTTCTGTGTTTGGTGCCCAAGAAGGTTCTAGACTTCTGCGACATTTCATCTTGAAAATATTCTCTTGGACTCAGAATCTTCTGCCCCAACAATTTTCTAGGCATATCTGAATGATTAATCATAGCACAGCTAATATTGGATCCTCATAATGGTTCGTTCTCACCTAGTTTTGGGTCTCCCAAATGTCCCATCCCTACCTACATCCCATATTTTGCCAGTATCCCCTGTCTCTGAATCCCCTTGCTCACGAAAGATCAACAGCACACTAGACTAGAGTTTTGGGGTTCAGGGCCCTGAGGGGCTTCCACACCTGGACCCTGTTTTCTGCCAGGTATCGTCCTTTCATCTCCCCCACAAGCATCTTCACCCTCAGTGACCCCAATACGCAGTGGTTAAATGCCCAAGTCACCGAGTCCCTGATTTGAGCAAGTCTTGAAACTCACTGCCTCTCTGTTCTTTTGTCTGTAAATGGGGCTTCTCATTTTTCCTCCTAACATTGTTATTATAAACTTCAAGCACTTCCACTATGATTCTTTGCCTGGTTCCCTATCAAATATCACCTTAGGGTGTCAACAACCCCCAGATTTGCAGGGTCCAAAAACTGTTgcatttggggctcctggctggctccagttagcagagcatgtgactcttaatctcagggtcctgagttcaagccccacattgggtgtcgAGCTTACTTAAAACAGCAGCAACGACAGAAAGTGTTGCATTCGGGGACTTTTTTCAGCATTTATCCAGTGCTGACCATGTGCAGGCATTCTCTTGGGTGTTGGTaaatacagctttatttatttaacacatacTGGTACTTCTCAGAAGCCAGGCACTGTTGCAGACATAGCTGATAAAGCAGTGAATTAGGTAAAACTTCTGCCCTGTAGAGCTTGCATTCTTTGCAGAGAGACTAAATAAATAGGGAGATAGATGGACAAGTGGCAATGTAAACCATGGCAAAAATGAAGCAGAgatggagctcctgggtggctcaattggttgagcgtccgacttcggctcaggttacgatctcgcggtatgtgagttcgagccccatgtcgggctctgtgctgactgctcagagcctggaacctgtttcgggttctgtgtctccctctctctctgcccctcccccgttcatgctctgtctctctctgtctcaaaaatgaataaaacgttaaaaaaaaatttaaaaaaaactaaagaaaacgcTATGCAATGTTTTGCACATAAAGTGATACACAATTTGTAAGAAAGTATACCAACAAAAAAATATACACGACGTtgtgaatgtactgaatgccACTGAACTGGACACCTTAAATGGTGAATGGTTATATGTGAATTCaacctttatctttttaattaaaaaaaaaacttttaaattttatttatgtgaatcTCCCCATAGTCTTCAAAAGCTATgcgagggtgcctgggtggctcagccagctgagcatccgactttggctcaggtcaagatctcgtggttcgtgggttcgagccctgtatcaggctctgcgatgacagcttggagtctggagcttgcttgggattctgtgtgtgtgtgtgtctctctctgcccctcccccacttgtgacttctctctctctctggctctctctctctctcaaaaataaataaacacgttTAAAAAAAGCTATGCGATAATAAATGCAATAGCAGAAGGCACACATTAATAAAGGTAGCAAAGGATACACAAGAGCAAAAGATAGTAGCAGTAGATACACAACAAATAACAATAGCGAAGGATATACTGTAACAAAGATAATAGCAGATACACAAGGGTAAGGACAAGAGcggaaggggagggagacagagaataagccagtaaggaaaacaaaagagggaCTTGTACAGATCACTCACAGCATTGTGCCACCAACGGATTCAAGTCTCCCCACCTGAGGCTTTAGAACTATCTAAATATATTAATGGCTTTTTTgaatgttcctttatttatttttgagagagaaagaaagagggagaataccaaccaggctctgcacggtcagcccagagcccgatgcggggctcgaacccatgaaccgtgagatcatgacctgagccaaaaccaagagctggacgcttaattgactgagctacccaggcgtccctattaatacatttaaacaaacaaacaaacaaacaaacaaaaaaccacttcACAGGGCTCCTGGGAGGATTAATTGCATTAATACATGAAGAGCCCTCAGAACACCTGGCACTAAGCAAGTGTTTACTAAGTGGTGCCCTCATTAGTATTATCCTTGCACTCATTGACAAAATTGTTAAGACAATTTGTCTCCAAGGCCCCAGAGCCAAAGCAGCCTGCCTTGGGTGACAGCTGGGGATTTGGGAGAACGGGAGGTGGCCGCCCAAATCCTTCCTGTGGAACAGAAAATAATGACATACCACCTGAGCTGGAGATTCTGACTGCCACCAATACCTTAATTCAGGTGGCCAGGTTTCTCAGGCATCCCTccgccctccttccctctccagggATTTTGTGGCCACACGCCCTCCTCTTCCTATTTTTGTCAGGGGAATTGTAATAACGGGATCCTGTGCTGGAGGGATTTGGAAAGCTGGGGCTTGTGAGGGAGGGGCGTGGAAAAGACTGGAGGAGAAACAGACAGCCTCCTGACGGGAGGGAGGTCTATGCTTCCTACGcatccccgccccccgcctccgcccccgCACTGGCCTGGGGCACATCAagacttctttttctcctcccgaGGCCCCAGGAAGGGAGATGTCAGCTCCTAAACTAGACCTAGGCTAAGAATTTTCCCTAGTCTGAAGCGTCCTGGCCAAGCTTAGCCACTGCCCCTACTAGGAGGCCTTTAATAAGGGATTAGGTTGGGCTTCCCTGCCTAATAGGGATATTGGTCTCCACACCCAATCCCAAcgtgtgggggtggggttccCCAACACCACCAGGCAATTCTCCCACACCAATTCAGcctaatttttgatttttttaatgtttttatttttgagagacagagtatgagcaggggaggtgcagagagagagaggagacacaatcttaaagcaagctccaggctctgagctgcacagagccccacacggggctcgaacccaccaatcatgagatcatgacctgagccgaagtcggacgcttaagggactgagcca is drawn from Felis catus isolate Fca126 chromosome E2, F.catus_Fca126_mat1.0, whole genome shotgun sequence and contains these coding sequences:
- the KLK13 gene encoding kallikrein-13 isoform X2 yields the protein MWPLAAVIAFLTVALSGGISREYPKILNGTNGTSGFLPGGYTCRPHSQPWQAALLVQKRLLCGGVLVDPKWVLTAAHCLKEGYRVYLGKHALGRVEAGEQVREVVRSIPHPQYQISPTHLKHDHDIMLLELHSPVQLTNHIRVVPLSQDCLPAGTCCRVSGWGTTTSPQVSYPPTLQCANIQLRSDEECHQVYPGKITPNMLCAGTEEGGKDSCEGDSGGPLICNGTLHGIISWGDFPCGQPNRPGVYTRVSQYVVWIRETIQKHRTQEWKRTKGKGPQ
- the KLK13 gene encoding kallikrein-13 isoform X1, with amino-acid sequence MNHQFLVTQSKILTLSPSPRPPSPPEPQFPNIFSSSPGISREYPKILNGTNGTSGFLPGGYTCRPHSQPWQAALLVQKRLLCGGVLVDPKWVLTAAHCLKEGYRVYLGKHALGRVEAGEQVREVVRSIPHPQYQISPTHLKHDHDIMLLELHSPVQLTNHIRVVPLSQDCLPAGTCCRVSGWGTTTSPQVSYPPTLQCANIQLRSDEECHQVYPGKITPNMLCAGTEEGGKDSCEGDSGGPLICNGTLHGIISWGDFPCGQPNRPGVYTRVSQYVVWIRETIQKHRTQEWKRTKGKGPQ